From the genome of Varibaculum prostatecancerukia, one region includes:
- a CDS encoding ribokinase, which yields MKQMKEIVTTAQRVLDALGAPVTVVGSINADLTIETERLPGPGETVIGGPLVTLPGGKSANQAVTCALLGAKTKIIGAVGDDGHGDLLMASLNSAGVDTTGVKRCEGASGSTLITVDAAGENTIVYSAGTNALVNAELVREESEVITSAKTLGLCLEAPLDAVEEAARIAHQAGVKVVLNFSPITQVSDSLLKLVDVLIVNQHELAVLSGRELDVEDLNQLREAADSLGMKQVVLTLGGDGSLVLDNGEATRIPIFPVETVDTTGAGDSFMGSLLSALAAGCSLADGACLAAAVSSLATTKVGAQASYRGAAAVRAFLENWEA from the coding sequence ATGAAGCAGATGAAAGAGATAGTGACAACCGCGCAGCGAGTGCTGGATGCTTTAGGGGCGCCCGTTACCGTAGTGGGGTCAATTAATGCTGATTTGACCATAGAAACTGAGCGACTCCCAGGTCCTGGTGAAACGGTTATCGGTGGTCCATTGGTGACCCTTCCTGGAGGTAAATCCGCTAATCAAGCGGTTACCTGCGCCCTTTTAGGTGCGAAAACTAAGATTATTGGAGCCGTTGGCGATGACGGGCATGGCGACCTCTTAATGGCTTCCCTTAACAGCGCGGGAGTAGACACTACCGGGGTGAAGCGTTGCGAGGGTGCATCGGGATCAACCTTGATTACAGTGGATGCGGCCGGAGAGAACACTATCGTTTATTCTGCGGGGACAAATGCGCTGGTAAATGCGGAATTAGTTCGGGAAGAAAGCGAAGTTATTACCTCGGCGAAGACCTTGGGTTTGTGTCTAGAAGCTCCTCTAGATGCGGTTGAGGAAGCGGCGCGGATTGCTCACCAGGCAGGTGTAAAGGTGGTACTGAACTTTTCGCCTATAACTCAGGTTTCAGATTCCCTATTGAAACTGGTTGATGTGTTGATCGTTAATCAACACGAACTGGCGGTATTAAGTGGCCGCGAACTAGATGTTGAAGACCTTAACCAGTTGCGGGAAGCGGCCGATTCTTTAGGAATGAAACAGGTGGTGTTGACTTTGGGGGGTGATGGCTCGCTTGTACTAGATAATGGTGAGGCCACCCGGATCCCGATTTTCCCAGTTGAGACGGTAGATACCACCGGAGCGGGAGATTCCTTCATGGGGTCTTTGTTGTCGGCGCTGGCGGCGGGGTGTTCATTAGCGGATGGAGCTTGCCTGGCTGCCGCAGTTTCTTCCCTGGCTACCACCAAGGTCGGGGCGCAAGCCTCTTATCGCGGCGCTGCCGCGGTTCGCGCTTTCCTGGAGAATTGGGAAGCATAG